The segment CCAGATTCTCCGCACGCTTACCAGAACTCTGTTTACCGAGGACAGCTCTGTCATCCTGAGAGCTCTTCTCCCCATCGGCCTGGGGCTCTTCGCCATGTATGTGATCCAGAGCCTGTGCAAATATTACGTCAGCTATCAGGGACACATGATGGGCGCCCAGATGGAGCGGGATATGCGCCAGCAGCTCTTTGATCACTATGAGCGGCTGTCTTTTTCCTACTACGACAGCAACAACTCCGGCCAGATGATGAGCAAGCTGGTTTCCGATCTATTTGATATTGCAGAATTCGCCCACCACGGACCGGAAAACCTGTTTATTTCCCTGATCAAAATTATTGGCTCCTTTATCTTTCTCTTCCTCATTAACTGGCGGCTGGCTCTTCCTCTCGTTTTTCTCGTTATCTGCATGTTCCTGTTCTCTCTGGGACAAAACAGCAGAATGCAGGTAACCTTTATGGATAACCGCCGCCGGATCGGCGATGTAAATGCAAGCCTTCAGGATACCCTGGCCGGCATCCGCGTTGTCCAGTCCTTCGCCAATGAAAAGGTAGAAAGAGAGAAATTTAAAAAAAGCAATCACAGCTTTCTCCTTTCCAAGGATGCCAATTACCGCTGTATGGGCAGCTTCATGGGGTGGAACCTGTTTTTCCAGGGCATGATGTATCTGGTTACCCTGGTCTACGGCGGATATCTGATCGCTCACGGAGCGATGGATGCAGCAGATCTGGCCATGTATGCCCTCTATATCGGAATTTTTATCAGTCCCATACAGATCCTGGTGGAGCTGACAGAAATGATGCAGAAGGGTCTCTCAGGCTTTTGCCGCTTTCTCGCTGTCATGGACACAGAGCCTGAGATCAAAAACCTGCCGGGCGCTGTCCCCCTGACAGATGTAAAGGGCGATGTGGAGTACAGACACGTCAGTTTCTCCTATCTGGAAGAGGAACCGGTGCTTTCTGATATTTCCTTTCACATCCCGGCCGGACGCTCTGTTGCGCTGGTTGGACCGTCCGGCGGCGGGAAAACCACCATCTGTTCTCTCCTGCCGCGCTTCTATGACGTCACAGAGGGCGCCGTTTTCATCGATGGAAAGGATATCCGAAGCCTCACTCTGGAGAGCCTCAGAGGCCAGATAGGCATCGTACAGCAGGATGTATATCTCTTCTGCGGGACAGTCCGTGAAAATATCGCCTACGGGAAGCCCGGAGCCTCCGAGGAGGAAATCATTGAAGCTGCCAAAAAGGCCAATATTCACCAGTTCATCGAGTCCCTGCCTGACGGCTATGATACCTTTGTGGGAGAACGGGGAACACGCCTTTCCGGCGGTCAGAAACAGCGTATATCCATTGCCCGGGTTTTCCTGAAGAATCCCCCGATTCTGATTCTTGACGAGGCCACCAGCGCTCTGGACAATGAGAGTGAACGCCATATTCAGAAAAGCCTGGAGGAGCTGTCTAAGAACAGGACAACCATCACCATCGCCCACCGTCTTTCCACCATCCGGAACGCAGACGAGATCATTGTGATCAATGAAAGCGGTATTGCGGAGCGGGGAAATCACAGAGAGCTGCTGGAGCAGGATGGCATTTACTCTCATTACTACAGCATGCAGTTTGAAGGACTGTAAAGCCTTTC is part of the Clostridium sp. M62/1 genome and harbors:
- a CDS encoding ABC transporter ATP-binding protein, whose protein sequence is MNTLKRFIHYYRPYQAVFFLDLLCAAVISTVDLLYPQILRTLTRTLFTEDSSVILRALLPIGLGLFAMYVIQSLCKYYVSYQGHMMGAQMERDMRQQLFDHYERLSFSYYDSNNSGQMMSKLVSDLFDIAEFAHHGPENLFISLIKIIGSFIFLFLINWRLALPLVFLVICMFLFSLGQNSRMQVTFMDNRRRIGDVNASLQDTLAGIRVVQSFANEKVEREKFKKSNHSFLLSKDANYRCMGSFMGWNLFFQGMMYLVTLVYGGYLIAHGAMDAADLAMYALYIGIFISPIQILVELTEMMQKGLSGFCRFLAVMDTEPEIKNLPGAVPLTDVKGDVEYRHVSFSYLEEEPVLSDISFHIPAGRSVALVGPSGGGKTTICSLLPRFYDVTEGAVFIDGKDIRSLTLESLRGQIGIVQQDVYLFCGTVRENIAYGKPGASEEEIIEAAKKANIHQFIESLPDGYDTFVGERGTRLSGGQKQRISIARVFLKNPPILILDEATSALDNESERHIQKSLEELSKNRTTITIAHRLSTIRNADEIIVINESGIAERGNHRELLEQDGIYSHYYSMQFEGL